CCGGACAGCATCCTGGTTGCAGGAGCCGAACATGCCGGGAAGATAGGGAAGCGCATTTATCCGATAGTGCCCATAGCGATAACCGTGCTGTTCGCGCTGCTGTTCGTATCCGTCATGCGCTCCAGCATTTTCGGCCAGGTCGATGAAGAGAAGCACCTCTTTTTCGAGATAAGCTTTCTGCTCCTGCTCGCGATGATGGCCGAGGTCGCTGTTGTGTATCTCAAGCAGCCCTCGGTGGTCCTTCTGCTGATCATAGGGGTGCTGATAAGCCCGAGCTTCCTGGGGGTGCTCTGGCCCGCGCTCTCCGGAGCCGTTCCTGTCCTTCCCCAGGAAGCGCCGAACTTCATAAGTGATGAGAAACTAATACAGATTTTCGGCCAGCTCGGGGCGATATTCATACTTTTGAGGGTCGGGCTCCACGTGAAGTTCGGCAGGATATTCAATCTTGAGAACGCGCTTGTCGCCCTCCTGGGAGTCGTGGTTCCGTTCATTGCAGGATACGGGTACGCGGTCTTTTTCGGGGGCGGGACTGTTTACGCGCTCTTCCTGGGCGCGGCATTCACTGCCACAAGCGTGGGCATCACTGTGGCGCTGCTCAGGGACTTCGGGCTGATAAAAACCCGCTTCGCAGAGGTCATCCTGGGAGCCGCGATAATAGACGATATTTTGGGATTGCTCGTGCTTTCATTTGTTTCAGTGCTCTCGTCCGGAAGCACGGAGTTCGGGGCGATGGTCCCGATATTGATGAACACTGCGGTCTTTCTCGTAGGGGGCGTGCTGGCAGGAGCGTATTTCGTAAGGGAGTTCATAGACAGAAACGAGATGGACTACAAAGGCCTGCTCGTGGTGCTCTCGTTCGCTTTCGTATACTCTTATCTGGCCGAATATATCGGGCTTTCGAGCATAGTGGGCGCTTTCCTCGCGGGCATACTGCTCAACGGCAGCAGGCACCTTGCCCGGATAGAGGAAAAAACAGAAGTGCTGGAACTGGTGTTTGCCCCCATATTCTTCATCTCGCTCGGAATGCTCGTGGATGTGCAGGCGATATGGAATTTCCTGGTCCCGATATTGATTATTACCGCGCTTGCGATAATCAGCAAGGTGGCCGGATGCGGCTTGGGCTCGCTGCTGATTAAGCTCGGGCCCAGGGAAAGCGCAGTAGTGGGCATAG
The Candidatus Micrarchaeia archaeon genome window above contains:
- a CDS encoding cation:proton antiporter, whose amino-acid sequence is MSEYRAPDSILVAGAEHAGKIGKRIYPIVPIAITVLFALLFVSVMRSSIFGQVDEEKHLFFEISFLLLLAMMAEVAVVYLKQPSVVLLLIIGVLISPSFLGVLWPALSGAVPVLPQEAPNFISDEKLIQIFGQLGAIFILLRVGLHVKFGRIFNLENALVALLGVVVPFIAGYGYAVFFGGGTVYALFLGAAFTATSVGITVALLRDFGLIKTRFAEVILGAAIIDDILGLLVLSFVSVLSSGSTEFGAMVPILMNTAVFLVGGVLAGAYFVREFIDRNEMDYKGLLVVLSFAFVYSYLAEYIGLSSIVGAFLAGILLNGSRHLARIEEKTEVLELVFAPIFFISLGMLVDVQAIWNFLVPILIITALAIISKVAGCGLGSLLIKLGPRESAVVGIGMAPRGEVALIVGLIGLTKGVLDAEQYTIIASMAFLTAFLMPFLMQPVLSSLKVKE